A region from the Lolium perenne isolate Kyuss_39 chromosome 4, Kyuss_2.0, whole genome shotgun sequence genome encodes:
- the LOC127346579 gene encoding putative invertase inhibitor → MALQQRVFLHLLLLLGLGAAGVSGLADGRASSVIKSTCAAAAQSIWKTPYHYCVDILSADPKAASAADARGVAVAAANLTASNVTSTVRAISDLIESLNHCLNLYREMDAWVTGAVSDLLAGRVETAWPRLSDASYQPGYCRLALMEGNLTPKDPLSDENNASIWLSAMAADIAQAIHDHRTTLP, encoded by the coding sequence ATGGCCCTCCAGCAGCGTGTGTTCCTTCATCTCCTTCTTCTCCTCGGGCTCGGGGCGGCTGGGGTGTCTGGCCTTGCGGACGGCCGTGCATCCTCTGTCATCAAATCAACCTGTGCAGCGGCAGCCCAGTCGATCTGGAAAACTCCCTACCACTACTGCGTAGACATTTTGTCTGCCGATCCAAAGGCCGCGTCTGCCGCCGACGCGCGAGGTGTCGCCGTCGCCGCGGCTAATCTAACCGCTTCGAACGTTACTTCTACGGTACGCGCCATCTCCGACCTTATCGAGAGCCTCAACCATTGCCTGAACCTCTACAGAGAGATGGACGCGTGGGTCACCGGAGCTGTGAGTGATCTCCTCGCCGGCCGCGTCGAGACGGCGTGGCCACGACTCAGCGACGCATCTTACCAGCCCGGCTACTGTCGGCTTGCCCTGATGGAGGGCAATTTGACTCCCAAAGACCCGCTGTCTGACGAAAACAACGCGAGCATCTGGCTGTCTGCAATGGCCGCGGACATTGCCCAAGCGATTCATGATCACCGGACGACGCTGCCATGA